A single genomic interval of Leptospirales bacterium harbors:
- a CDS encoding histidine phosphatase family protein — MNSGGQTIYLARHGQAGGVKYNTLTERGRLQARALGRHLSRQGLVFDAAVCGTLPRQQQTLQLALEELRQSPALRQELPELDEVSPRVWLAAGEILRREDAQFRDQFDRWLSNLRKEDSQARQAYLPVLETTLRGWIAGRLQEAPIESFAEFHNRVLQAPARIAALPARNVLAISSGVPIALLIGKATALDIEQSLAIMAQLSNACLSIFEANGERWTVQSWNVSSFLSEEGLLSQL, encoded by the coding sequence ATGAACAGCGGCGGCCAGACCATTTACCTGGCGCGCCATGGCCAGGCTGGCGGCGTAAAATACAATACGCTGACGGAGCGCGGCCGCCTTCAGGCAAGGGCGCTTGGGCGCCACCTGAGCCGACAGGGTTTGGTCTTTGACGCAGCCGTCTGTGGCACTTTGCCGCGACAGCAGCAAACGCTGCAACTGGCGCTGGAAGAGCTGCGCCAGTCTCCTGCTCTGCGACAGGAACTGCCAGAGCTGGATGAGGTCTCCCCTCGCGTCTGGTTGGCGGCGGGTGAAATCCTGCGTCGTGAGGATGCTCAATTTCGCGATCAGTTTGACCGGTGGCTGAGCAACCTGCGCAAGGAAGATTCGCAGGCCAGGCAAGCCTATCTACCGGTTCTGGAGACTACGCTCCGCGGCTGGATCGCTGGACGCCTGCAGGAGGCGCCCATCGAAAGCTTTGCTGAATTTCACAATCGGGTGTTGCAAGCGCCAGCCCGTATCGCGGCGCTGCCTGCGAGGAATGTCCTGGCCATTAGCAGCGGCGTGCCTATCGCCTTGTTGATTGGCAAGGCCACAGCGCTCGATATTGAGCAAAGCCTGGCAATCATGGCCCAGCTATCCAATGCCTGTCTGAGTATCTTTGAAGCCAACGGCGAGCGATGGACCGTACAAAGCTGGAATGTGAGCAGCTTTCTGAGCGAAGAAGGTCTGCTGTCCCAACTGTGA
- a CDS encoding phosphotransferase family protein produces the protein MDAALVELQSQLERYLSERLQSPATVQNLRSLSGGACQDNYLIDVDIQGGPEAGSHRLVLRTDKGAALLASLSRADEYRVAEAAFDAGVKTPRPYWLETTREAIGRPFYFMQRIGGRATGRYVVKDRELAKVRPQLAADLAANLARLHSITPQNASANLKQSLGEGPAPRGNSIALDACSIMRQSLDGLPDAYPSLELALNWMESRAPGTEQPALVHGDFRTGNFMISPDGLQGIVDWEFAHWGDRHEDISWLCLRDWRFGKNNKEVGGFADRDEFYRAYQQSSGIAVDPERVRFWEIMGNLRWAVGSAQQAERHLSGKDRGIELAAIGRRTGEMEYEILRLIENAESS, from the coding sequence ATGGATGCTGCGCTTGTCGAATTACAAAGCCAACTGGAACGCTATCTCTCTGAACGTCTGCAGTCGCCGGCTACCGTCCAGAATTTGCGTTCGCTTTCGGGCGGCGCCTGCCAGGACAACTACTTGATCGATGTCGATATCCAGGGCGGTCCCGAGGCGGGCAGTCATCGGCTGGTGTTACGGACGGACAAGGGCGCTGCGCTTCTGGCCAGCCTCAGCCGTGCGGATGAGTACCGTGTCGCAGAGGCAGCCTTTGACGCCGGGGTCAAGACGCCGCGTCCTTACTGGCTGGAAACAACGCGGGAGGCAATAGGACGTCCCTTTTACTTTATGCAACGCATTGGGGGGCGGGCAACAGGTCGTTATGTGGTCAAAGATCGGGAGCTGGCAAAGGTGCGACCGCAACTGGCTGCCGATCTTGCCGCCAATCTGGCGCGCCTGCATAGCATTACGCCCCAAAATGCCAGCGCTAATTTGAAGCAAAGTTTGGGAGAAGGTCCAGCGCCACGCGGAAATAGCATTGCCCTGGATGCCTGCTCGATCATGCGCCAATCGCTGGACGGGCTGCCGGACGCTTATCCCTCTCTGGAGCTGGCCCTGAACTGGATGGAATCGCGCGCGCCCGGTACCGAGCAGCCGGCTTTGGTGCATGGCGATTTTCGCACTGGCAATTTCATGATCAGTCCCGATGGATTGCAGGGCATCGTCGACTGGGAGTTCGCACACTGGGGCGATCGCCACGAGGATATCAGCTGGCTCTGCCTGCGCGACTGGCGCTTTGGAAAGAACAACAAAGAGGTAGGCGGCTTTGCCGACCGCGATGAATTTTATCGCGCCTACCAGCAATCATCGGGCATTGCCGTGGATCCGGAGCGAGTACGGTTCTGGGAGATCATGGGCAATCTGCGCTGGGCGGTAGGCTCCGCGCAGCAGGCTGAACGCCACTTGAGCGGAAAGGATCGCGGCATTGAGCTGGCTGCAATTGGTCGCCGCACCGGTGAAATGGAATACGAAATACTGAGGTTGATTGAAAATGCAGAATCGTCCTGA
- a CDS encoding acyl-CoA dehydrogenase family protein, protein MDFTLSPEVEDLRAKARSFVDEVCIPAEKHYSYADGRMPATVSGQLRNEARKRGLWTPHLPRDQGGLGLDLIGTSVLFSELGRSPIAPFMCNCDAPDEGNMHLLHLAASAEQRSRFLEPLVRGEIRSGFAMTEPAPGAGSDPQLLQTNAEKQGDHFVLNGQKWYCTGANGAAFLIVFSRVNQSFRKSSLFLVPTDAPGYTMVREIDVMGSHGPGGHCELKFENVIVPETMMLGKIGEGFRLSQERLGPARLTHCMRWIGLSRRSMEIAREYARDRSAFNLKLSEHQGIQWMFAQCALEIETGWLLTLKSAWLIQNGMDARQEISMAKWHVSETLCRCVDTAIQICGGRGYSRDLPLELFYRDGRAARLADGPSEVHKMVIGRNLVSGKFAF, encoded by the coding sequence ATGGATTTTACTTTGAGCCCCGAGGTCGAAGACCTGCGCGCAAAAGCGCGCTCCTTTGTAGATGAGGTCTGTATCCCTGCAGAAAAACACTACAGCTACGCCGACGGTCGGATGCCGGCGACCGTCAGCGGACAGCTACGCAATGAAGCCCGCAAGCGCGGATTGTGGACGCCGCATTTGCCGCGGGACCAGGGCGGCCTGGGTCTGGATCTAATCGGCACTTCTGTTCTCTTTAGCGAGCTTGGTCGGTCGCCTATTGCGCCCTTCATGTGCAATTGCGACGCCCCGGACGAAGGCAACATGCATCTCCTGCACCTCGCGGCCAGCGCCGAGCAACGCAGCCGATTTCTGGAGCCGCTGGTACGCGGCGAGATTCGCAGCGGCTTTGCGATGACTGAACCTGCGCCGGGCGCCGGTTCGGACCCGCAGTTACTGCAAACCAATGCCGAAAAACAGGGCGATCATTTCGTGTTGAATGGGCAAAAGTGGTACTGCACTGGCGCCAATGGCGCGGCCTTTCTCATTGTTTTTTCGCGGGTCAATCAGAGCTTCCGCAAATCATCGCTCTTTCTGGTGCCAACTGATGCGCCCGGGTATACGATGGTTCGCGAAATAGATGTGATGGGCTCGCATGGCCCGGGCGGCCACTGCGAACTGAAGTTTGAAAACGTGATCGTCCCAGAAACAATGATGCTGGGCAAGATTGGCGAGGGATTCCGACTCAGCCAGGAGCGTCTGGGACCGGCGCGTTTGACGCATTGCATGCGCTGGATCGGATTGTCGCGAAGGTCCATGGAAATTGCCCGCGAATATGCTCGTGATCGCAGCGCCTTCAATCTGAAACTCAGCGAACACCAGGGGATCCAGTGGATGTTTGCGCAGTGCGCCCTGGAAATTGAAACTGGCTGGCTGTTGACTCTGAAGTCGGCGTGGTTGATTCAGAACGGAATGGACGCCCGGCAGGAAATCAGTATGGCCAAGTGGCATGTAAGTGAAACGCTCTGTCGTTGCGTCGATACGGCGATTCAGATTTGCGGCGGCCGCGGATACAGCCGCGATCTGCCGCTGGAGCTTTTCTATCGCGACGGACGCGCTGCGCGCCTGGCCGATGGGCCCTCGGAAGTTCACAAAATGGTCATTGGCCGAAACCTGGTAAGCGGTAAATTCGCCTTTTAG
- a CDS encoding SDR family NAD(P)-dependent oxidoreductase, with the protein MVHLVVGGRSEAGQSAIRALRTLNADAEILTTTSRSEAIEGASVLAGIDLNQADAPQRVMDAVGGRQIDQLIFTPAFGPVGFPIRTATVADARAALAFSFDPMKLLTESLRPRKTIGYSAFFWLPHSQAAYGGMAYAKLALELACERHPEQYACIRAGTFRSPATRGISLLIQRRLRDTPHAELRALGEEQSASGKKFSEFFFDFAFEAEKRAYGDRFATPHRPTDAADLERALLAILTGTMKGPIVSVIGDWQWEENRAPDLGPQFAARDELSLQV; encoded by the coding sequence ATGGTTCATCTGGTTGTTGGCGGCCGTAGCGAAGCCGGGCAGAGTGCGATCCGCGCCCTCCGAACGCTGAATGCGGATGCCGAAATCCTGACCACAACTTCGCGCTCCGAGGCCATCGAAGGCGCCAGCGTCCTTGCCGGCATCGACCTGAATCAGGCCGACGCGCCACAGCGCGTGATGGATGCAGTGGGCGGTCGCCAGATCGACCAGTTGATCTTCACCCCGGCCTTTGGCCCGGTTGGCTTTCCCATCCGCACAGCGACCGTCGCCGATGCGCGCGCTGCTCTGGCATTCTCCTTTGATCCAATGAAATTGTTGACTGAATCGCTGCGGCCGCGTAAGACCATTGGCTACTCAGCATTTTTCTGGCTGCCCCATTCTCAGGCGGCCTACGGCGGCATGGCATACGCCAAGCTTGCGCTGGAGCTGGCTTGCGAGCGTCATCCCGAACAATACGCCTGCATTCGCGCCGGCACCTTCCGCAGCCCTGCTACCCGCGGCATCAGCCTTCTGATCCAGCGTCGGCTGCGCGATACGCCTCATGCCGAGTTGCGCGCATTGGGCGAGGAGCAATCTGCATCGGGGAAGAAATTCAGCGAGTTCTTCTTCGATTTTGCTTTTGAGGCGGAAAAGCGAGCCTATGGCGATCGCTTTGCAACGCCTCATCGTCCGACCGATGCGGCCGATCTGGAGCGCGCGCTGCTGGCTATCCTCACCGGAACAATGAAGGGCCCGATTGTTTCGGTCATAGGCGACTGGCAGTGGGAAGAAAACCGGGCGCCAGACCTGGGTCCGCAGTTCGCGGCCCGGGATGAACTCTCTCTACAAGTCTAG
- a CDS encoding 1-acyl-sn-glycerol-3-phosphate acyltransferase: MSEPRAFIPPEFHLPTAWALDAALPAIMKAALNLDAIDISREDRRLLRTLRHGRLLYMSNHPSTVEPPVAYAVANAMGSRFHYMASRVVFNWYGGILGEIIRRLGAFSVLAGAGDRESIRTARRILAAPDGKLVIYPEGMMSGENDNLLTFMPGAMQLAFWGLEDARKTSPAADIPVLCAFVKYLMSASPRQQLQEIEESLRRLEFRLGIDPGGKGLLRRFLTIGRVLLEQSEREYHIPMASETDYEYRVGRARHAALNAAAETLGIELDVREDALGKMRALFAAVESMEAGFPGALKHRPDSARLEEARRHMERAYTFLVVRREYLLSRPTAERCYEWLTRFETVVHGESKPRPRRARLLLARPFYIGDYYEAYKENRRHGMALAMERVRRELENLMARGALLSEPIVPAYQIEAEFRQ; encoded by the coding sequence GTGTCCGAGCCGCGCGCCTTCATTCCGCCCGAATTTCACCTCCCCACCGCCTGGGCTCTGGATGCAGCCCTGCCGGCAATCATGAAGGCGGCCCTGAATCTTGATGCCATCGACATCAGCAGAGAAGACCGACGGCTGTTGCGCACCTTGCGCCATGGTCGGCTGCTGTATATGAGCAACCATCCTTCAACCGTCGAACCGCCGGTGGCCTATGCCGTTGCCAATGCCATGGGTTCGCGTTTCCACTACATGGCTTCCAGAGTGGTTTTCAACTGGTATGGCGGCATCCTGGGCGAAATCATCCGACGACTGGGCGCCTTCTCGGTGCTGGCCGGGGCCGGCGACCGTGAATCAATTCGAACAGCGCGTCGTATCCTGGCTGCGCCCGATGGCAAATTGGTCATATATCCAGAAGGCATGATGAGCGGAGAGAATGACAATCTGCTGACCTTCATGCCCGGGGCGATGCAACTTGCCTTCTGGGGCCTCGAGGATGCGCGCAAGACTTCGCCGGCGGCTGACATCCCCGTGCTTTGCGCGTTTGTGAAGTACTTGATGAGCGCTTCGCCGCGTCAGCAGCTTCAGGAAATTGAAGAATCGCTGCGACGCCTGGAATTCCGGCTGGGGATCGATCCCGGCGGCAAAGGATTGCTGCGCAGATTTCTCACCATCGGCCGCGTTTTGCTGGAACAATCCGAACGCGAATACCATATACCGATGGCATCGGAAACGGACTACGAGTATCGCGTCGGTCGCGCACGCCACGCGGCATTGAATGCAGCCGCCGAGACCCTGGGCATCGAACTGGATGTGCGCGAGGACGCCCTGGGAAAAATGCGCGCGCTATTTGCTGCAGTCGAATCGATGGAGGCCGGTTTCCCGGGGGCCCTGAAACACCGCCCGGATTCGGCGCGACTGGAGGAAGCGCGGCGACATATGGAGCGCGCCTACACCTTTCTGGTTGTGCGGCGCGAATACCTGCTTTCGCGACCGACGGCGGAGCGCTGCTACGAATGGCTGACGCGCTTTGAAACAGTCGTCCACGGCGAAAGTAAGCCGCGTCCTAGACGGGCTCGCCTGCTGCTGGCTCGCCCTTTCTACATAGGCGACTACTACGAAGCCTACAAGGAAAACAGGCGCCACGGAATGGCGCTGGCCATGGAGCGCGTGCGCAGGGAGCTGGAAAACCTGATGGCCCGCGGCGCGCTGCTCAGCGAGCCAATTGTTCCGGCTTACCAGATCGAGGCCGAGTTCCGTCAGTAA
- a CDS encoding DUF374 domain-containing protein, with product MGLPRNRIKRFGYIHSTNLLAAFSSFLLSVYQSTLDFVVEGDDHLRLLRARRKNHIFAVWHTFVDAAIFALHHRNIFIYSDHPRTAEYERSFTHYTREIGLKVLRSFGFDVLDASLGKQSQGVINFIKAIRDGAPAMVAPDGPHGPIYEAKPGVIYMARKADAAVVPVGFGFSRRVVGPNWDDFALPLPFSRVAMTVGEPIYPESDTSDDAQARQTRLMEDRLDALCFRATDLAMGHRSERRLGPNRGAAMAGNS from the coding sequence GTGGGTTTGCCCAGAAACAGAATCAAGCGCTTCGGCTATATCCATTCCACGAATTTGTTGGCCGCTTTTTCCAGCTTCCTGTTGAGCGTCTATCAATCAACTCTCGATTTCGTTGTGGAGGGCGACGATCATCTGCGTTTGCTGCGCGCCCGGCGCAAGAATCATATATTTGCTGTCTGGCATACTTTCGTGGATGCGGCAATCTTTGCCCTGCATCATCGCAATATATTCATATATTCAGACCATCCCCGCACTGCTGAATACGAGCGCAGCTTCACCCACTATACGCGGGAGATCGGACTGAAAGTGTTGCGCAGCTTTGGCTTCGATGTTCTGGATGCCTCGCTGGGCAAACAATCGCAAGGTGTGATCAATTTCATCAAGGCCATTCGCGATGGCGCGCCAGCTATGGTCGCCCCGGACGGACCGCACGGCCCGATCTATGAAGCCAAACCAGGCGTCATCTACATGGCCCGCAAGGCCGACGCCGCGGTAGTACCCGTAGGTTTCGGCTTCTCCCGGCGGGTGGTAGGACCCAACTGGGATGACTTTGCCCTGCCTTTGCCTTTTTCGCGCGTCGCCATGACCGTTGGCGAACCCATCTATCCGGAGAGCGATACCAGCGATGATGCACAGGCCAGGCAAACCAGACTGATGGAAGATCGACTGGACGCCCTTTGTTTTCGGGCTACCGATCTGGCTATGGGCCATCGCAGCGAGCGTCGACTGGGACCCAATCGTGGCGCCGCCATGGCCGGAAACAGTTGA
- the thrS gene encoding threonine--tRNA ligase: protein MANEKKSKGDAKKFPISTMRHSAAHVMAQAIAEKYPDAQFAIGPEVDNGFYYDVITEPAIAAEDLADIEKRMRRIVKARQPFERFHLPYDEALQYLRACGQTFKEEMARDFHEKAGLQELSFYKNIQARKADGEESAFVDMCDGPHVDHTGQIGAFKLSSVAGAYWRGDSNRAMLTRIYGWLFETEEELKAYGKMIEEARKRDHRRLGQDLELFTTSEKIGPGMILWLPRGNIVKEELERWAKDTEEASGYQRVTTPVLTKEELFYTSEHLPHYKEHMFPAMELDNTRYYIKPMNCPFHHTIFADRPRSYRELPLRLAEYGLCHRYEDSGSLFGTMRVRAMWMNDAHIYCTEDQAVAEFKKVIELHEHFYKQLGIHEYYMVLSLRNPANNKYHGEEQMWAKAEALTRQAMEESGVKFTVEQDGAAFYGPKMDFQIKSSIGREFTASTCQLDLFMPMKFELRYVDRDGQLKQPVCIHRSPLGTHERFIGFLIEHFAGAFPLWLAPEQVRILPVGENYSEYAHTLADALRKNRIRVQVDDSGETLGKRIRNAEKMKINYMLVAGEKEQSAGVLNARNYFSGQQQEYDLDAFIRLLRAEIDGKEIQRRTKDKQD, encoded by the coding sequence ATGGCCAACGAGAAAAAGTCAAAAGGGGACGCGAAGAAGTTTCCCATTTCAACCATGCGGCATAGCGCCGCCCACGTGATGGCTCAGGCCATCGCTGAGAAATACCCTGACGCTCAATTTGCTATCGGACCGGAGGTTGACAACGGCTTCTACTACGACGTCATCACCGAACCGGCTATCGCGGCCGAAGACCTTGCCGATATCGAAAAGCGGATGCGTCGTATCGTAAAGGCGCGTCAGCCCTTTGAGCGCTTCCATTTGCCTTACGATGAAGCGCTGCAATATCTGCGAGCTTGCGGGCAGACCTTCAAAGAAGAAATGGCCCGTGATTTTCACGAAAAGGCAGGCCTGCAGGAACTATCCTTCTACAAGAACATCCAGGCGCGCAAGGCGGATGGCGAAGAGTCGGCCTTTGTCGACATGTGCGATGGACCGCATGTAGACCATACCGGGCAGATTGGCGCTTTCAAGCTTTCCAGCGTCGCCGGCGCCTACTGGCGCGGCGATAGCAATCGGGCGATGCTGACGCGCATCTACGGCTGGCTCTTTGAGACGGAGGAGGAACTCAAAGCCTACGGGAAAATGATCGAGGAGGCGCGTAAACGCGACCATCGTCGTCTGGGCCAGGATCTGGAATTGTTTACCACTTCTGAGAAAATCGGTCCGGGAATGATTCTATGGCTGCCGCGCGGCAACATTGTGAAGGAAGAACTGGAACGCTGGGCCAAGGATACGGAGGAGGCCAGCGGCTATCAGCGGGTTACCACGCCAGTGCTCACCAAAGAAGAGCTCTTCTACACCAGCGAACATCTGCCGCACTACAAGGAGCACATGTTCCCGGCCATGGAGCTGGACAATACGCGCTACTATATCAAGCCGATGAATTGTCCGTTCCACCACACGATCTTCGCCGATCGCCCGCGCAGTTATCGTGAACTGCCGCTGCGCCTGGCCGAGTACGGATTGTGCCACCGCTACGAAGATTCGGGATCGCTCTTTGGTACGATGCGCGTGCGCGCCATGTGGATGAACGACGCCCACATCTATTGCACTGAAGATCAGGCTGTGGCCGAATTCAAGAAGGTCATCGAACTGCACGAGCATTTCTACAAGCAGCTGGGCATCCATGAGTACTATATGGTTCTCTCGCTGCGCAATCCAGCGAACAACAAGTACCACGGCGAAGAGCAAATGTGGGCCAAAGCCGAGGCCCTGACGCGTCAGGCAATGGAAGAGTCTGGCGTCAAATTCACTGTGGAGCAGGATGGGGCGGCCTTTTACGGCCCCAAGATGGATTTTCAGATCAAGAGTTCCATTGGCCGGGAATTTACCGCCTCCACCTGCCAGCTGGACCTTTTCATGCCGATGAAGTTCGAGCTAAGGTACGTGGATCGCGATGGACAGCTGAAGCAGCCGGTCTGCATCCACCGCAGCCCGCTGGGTACGCATGAGCGCTTTATCGGCTTCTTGATTGAGCATTTTGCCGGCGCCTTTCCGCTATGGCTGGCGCCGGAACAGGTGCGCATCCTGCCGGTGGGCGAGAATTACTCGGAATATGCACACACTCTGGCCGACGCGTTGCGCAAGAATCGCATCCGCGTGCAGGTCGATGATTCCGGGGAAACGCTGGGCAAGCGGATTCGCAATGCCGAAAAAATGAAAATCAACTACATGCTGGTGGCGGGCGAAAAGGAGCAAAGCGCCGGTGTGCTCAATGCGCGTAACTACTTCAGCGGCCAGCAGCAGGAATACGATCTGGACGCCTTCATTCGCTTGCTACGCGCCGAAATCGACGGGAAGGAAATCCAGCGGCGCACCAAGGACAAACAGGACTGA
- a CDS encoding 3-deoxy-D-arabino-heptulosonate 7-phosphate synthase, whose protein sequence is MIIPRADRFNEEQLREVSAVLADFECTLTPIPGATRTIYAIRGDERHELMINRIEGLPYVSRVDTIQSPYKLMDSKTELGKRRIVANGRQLGKDLLVVAGHCTIDPRHPEYFLETAHAVKEAGAHFLRGGVWKPRTSPHSYQGNARTIEILMRAREETGLPVNTEVMDEEQLRIAVDAGADMLQIGARNALNYSLLRKVGELTAARGTLVLLKRSLHMGTISEFICAAEYIVAGGNANVLLCPRGTVPAVDGYRNFPDESITPLLKQKTWAPVVVDPSHSVGKAAYAPQAALAAMAYGADGLCIECHVEPLKGIGDDPKQAITPQTLASLVRDAQQIFELRRKYQSYLPQEAVV, encoded by the coding sequence ATGATCATTCCCAGGGCCGATCGATTCAACGAAGAACAATTGCGCGAAGTTTCCGCCGTACTTGCCGATTTTGAATGCACCCTGACGCCCATCCCTGGCGCCACGCGCACCATCTATGCGATTCGCGGCGATGAACGTCATGAATTGATGATCAACAGAATTGAAGGCCTGCCCTACGTTTCGCGGGTAGACACAATCCAATCGCCCTACAAATTGATGGATTCCAAAACGGAGTTGGGCAAACGCCGAATCGTCGCCAACGGGCGGCAGCTGGGCAAGGATCTGCTGGTTGTTGCCGGACACTGCACAATCGACCCCCGGCATCCCGAATACTTTCTGGAAACTGCACACGCTGTCAAAGAAGCAGGCGCCCATTTTTTGCGCGGCGGCGTTTGGAAGCCGCGCACCAGTCCGCACAGTTACCAGGGCAACGCCCGCACCATTGAAATCCTGATGCGCGCCCGGGAAGAAACCGGGCTGCCGGTCAATACCGAAGTCATGGACGAAGAGCAACTGCGCATCGCCGTCGATGCCGGCGCCGACATGTTGCAGATTGGAGCTCGCAATGCCTTGAACTACAGCCTGCTGCGCAAGGTTGGCGAGCTTACCGCAGCGCGCGGGACGCTGGTGCTCTTGAAGCGCAGTCTGCACATGGGAACAATCAGCGAATTCATTTGCGCCGCTGAGTACATTGTGGCCGGCGGCAACGCCAATGTTCTGCTCTGCCCGCGCGGCACCGTTCCGGCCGTGGACGGCTACCGCAACTTCCCTGACGAAAGCATTACCCCGCTGCTCAAACAGAAGACCTGGGCCCCGGTCGTGGTCGATCCATCGCATTCCGTGGGCAAAGCCGCTTATGCGCCGCAGGCAGCGCTGGCGGCCATGGCCTATGGCGCCGATGGCTTGTGCATCGAATGCCACGTTGAACCGCTGAAGGGCATTGGCGACGATCCGAAGCAAGCCATCACGCCGCAAACGCTGGCTTCTCTGGTGCGCGACGCGCAGCAGATTTTTGAACTGCGCCGGAAATACCAGAGCTATTTGCCGCAGGAGGCCGTCGTATGA
- a CDS encoding DNA primase, which yields MSSSKEFEISRLLELSRDQKYATTVAAFEVIDMIEQIDLPKKVQNRKPAVKALTALHDQLVQWDFISEEERLALEEELGPSPRSQLDGIFGPAGEEPPPPPPDRPLRPLDGEEEENEFGDEEEDESSDSDFDDDSEDEDEDEDEEEEEEDSDSSDFDDDEDEDEGPLLGDDDEEEPEEGELEGDED from the coding sequence ATGTCCTCTTCCAAAGAATTCGAGATTTCACGCTTACTGGAACTTTCGCGCGACCAGAAGTACGCTACGACGGTTGCCGCCTTTGAAGTCATTGATATGATCGAGCAAATCGATCTACCCAAAAAGGTTCAAAACAGGAAGCCGGCCGTAAAAGCCCTGACCGCATTGCACGACCAGCTCGTACAATGGGATTTCATCAGCGAGGAAGAACGCCTGGCGCTGGAAGAAGAACTCGGCCCATCCCCGCGCAGCCAGCTCGATGGAATCTTTGGGCCCGCAGGCGAAGAGCCGCCGCCGCCGCCGCCCGATCGACCGCTGCGTCCTCTCGATGGAGAGGAAGAAGAGAACGAATTCGGCGATGAAGAAGAGGACGAATCCTCCGATTCTGACTTCGACGACGATAGCGAAGATGAAGACGAGGACGAGGATGAAGAGGAGGAGGAAGAAGATTCCGACTCCAGCGACTTCGACGACGACGAAGACGAGGATGAAGGTCCGCTGCTTGGCGACGATGATGAAGAAGAGCCCGAAGAGGGCGAGCTCGAAGGCGACGAGGACTGA
- a CDS encoding TlpA family protein disulfide reductase → MLRPAGLFSLLFLALAAAQCRPAAHSAFGVGSWQGRSPEGRILRLAELQTPALILNFYSPTCAPCIAELPALNALYREARSRGAKMFLAVELDPEEFQIALAPAASEEERFQAVVARLRQDVVRYHIEPPILIMDPDFRIDPSSGLITGTPETLFFRTAPLRLDYNFIGPITTARDGATIAADTRYQFAVRALTRVLSAASPSSEAYSSAM, encoded by the coding sequence ATGCTTCGGCCCGCAGGCCTGTTTTCTCTACTATTTCTGGCGCTGGCGGCCGCCCAGTGCCGCCCGGCAGCACACAGCGCCTTTGGCGTCGGCAGCTGGCAGGGGCGCAGCCCCGAGGGTCGGATTCTGCGCCTGGCGGAGCTGCAAACGCCCGCCCTGATTCTCAATTTCTACAGCCCCACCTGCGCGCCCTGCATTGCTGAGCTGCCAGCGCTCAACGCGCTCTATCGGGAGGCCCGCTCCCGGGGAGCGAAGATGTTTCTGGCCGTAGAGCTGGACCCGGAAGAGTTCCAGATCGCTCTCGCGCCTGCAGCCAGCGAGGAGGAGCGCTTCCAGGCGGTTGTGGCCCGGCTGCGCCAGGACGTTGTCCGCTATCATATTGAGCCGCCGATTCTGATCATGGACCCCGATTTTCGTATCGATCCGTCTTCCGGCCTGATCACCGGGACGCCGGAGACTCTTTTCTTTCGGACGGCGCCTCTACGGCTCGACTATAACTTTATCGGGCCGATTACTACCGCGCGCGATGGCGCGACCATTGCCGCCGACACGCGCTACCAGTTTGCAGTGCGGGCGCTAACCCGCGTGCTCTCCGCGGCGTCGCCGTCCAGCGAAGCGTACTCTTCTGCAATGTAG